One window of the Pelmatolapia mariae isolate MD_Pm_ZW linkage group LG15, Pm_UMD_F_2, whole genome shotgun sequence genome contains the following:
- the cnr1 gene encoding cannabinoid receptor 1, translating into MKSVLDGVADTTFRTITSGLQYLGSNDANYDDPISDVDFKGSFSLQKPLSAFRSNSFPNKVPPDEELILKGIPFYPTNATDLFGNRSTFKDETNNIQCGENFMDMECFMILTPSQQLAVAVMSLTLGTFTVLENLVVLCVILQSRTLRCRPSYHFIGSLAVADLLGSVIFVYSFLDFHVFHRKDSPNVFLFKLGGVTASFTASVGSLFLTAIDRYISIHRPLAYRRIVTRTKAVIAFCMMWTISIVIAVLPLLGWNCKRLNSVCSDIFPLIDENYLMFWIGVTSVLLIFIIYAYIYILWKAHHHAVRMLSRASQKSLVVYSADGTKVQTTRPDQARMDIRLAKTLVLILVVLVICWGPLLAIMVYDLFWRMDDDIKTVFAFCSMLCLLNSTVNPIIYALRSKDLRHAFLSSCNACRGSGQQLDNSLESDCQNRHTHISANRAAESCVKTTVKIAKVTMSVSTETSAEAV; encoded by the coding sequence ATGAAATCTGTGCTGGATGGTGTGGCAGACACCACCTTTCGGACTATTACATCTGGTTTGCAGTATCTGGGCTCCAACGATGCTAACTATGACGACCCGATCAGTGATGTAGACTTCAAGGGCAGCTTCTCTCTGCAGAAGCCGTTATCTGCTTTCCGCAGCAACTCTTTCCCAAACAAAGTACCTCCAGACGAGGAGCTCATCCTCAAGGGCATCCCCTTCTACCCTACCAATGCCACAGACTTGTTTGGCAACAGGAGTACATTCAAAGATGAGACTAACAATATACAGTGTGGGGAGAACTTTATGGACATGGAGTGTTTCATGATCCTGACTCCTAGCCAGCAGCTGGCTGTGGCTGTGATGTCTCTGACCCTGGGCACCTTCACTGTTCTGGAAAACCTGGTGGTGCTCTGCGTCATCCTGCAGTCCCGCACCCTCCGCTGTCGACCGTCCTACCATTTCATCGGCAGTCTTGCTGTGGCTGACCTGCTGGGcagtgttatctttgtctacaGCTTTTTGGACTTCCATGTTTTCCACAGGAAGGACAGCCCCAATGTTTTTCTCTTCAAGCTGGGTGGAGTCACGGCATCGTTCACAGCGTCAGTAGGGAGCCTTTTCCTCACTGCTATTGACCGCTACATCTCAATTCACCGGCCACTCGCCTACAGGCGCATTGTGACACGGACCAAGGCTGTCATAGCCTTCTGTATGATGTGGACAATCTCCATCGTCATCGCAGTGCTACCTCTGCTGGGCTGGAACTGTAAGCGTCTCAATTCTGTTTGCTCAGACATATTCCCCCTCATCGATGAGAACTACCTGATGTTCTGGATCGGTGTAACCAGCGTGCTGCTTATTTTCATTATCTACGCCTACATATATATCCTGTGGAAAGCTCATCACCATGCTGTCCGCATGCTGAGCCGTGCCTCCCAGAAGAGCCTTGTTGTCTATTCAGCAGATGGGACCAAAGTGCAGACCACACGCCCTGATCAGGCACGCATGGACATCCGTCTGGCCAAGACCCTGGTGCTTATCCTGGTGGTGCTGGTAATCTGCTGGGGTCCATTGCTTGCCATCATGGTCTATGACCTCTTCTGGAGGATGGACGATGACATCAAGACAGTGTTTGCATTTTGCAGCATGCTCTGCCTGCTCAACTCCACTGTCAACCCAATCATCTACGCCTTGAGGAGCAAGGACCTGAGGCATGCTTTCCTCAGCTCCTGCAATGCCTGCAGGGGCAGTGGCCAGCAGTTGGACAATAGCCTTGAGTCAGACTGCCAGAACAGACATACCCACATTTCTGCCAACAGGGCTGCAGAGAGTTGCGTGAAGACCACTGTGAAAATAGCCAAAGTAACAATGTCTGTATCAACTGAAACTTCTGCAGAAGCTGTCTAA